The genomic interval GGACCGGTTGCAGCAGATCCTCTTCTACCGGGAGCTCGGCTTCCCGCTGGACGAGATCGCGGCCCTGCTCGACGACCCGGACGCGGACCCGCAGGAGCACCTGCGCCGCCAGCACGCGCTGCTGTCGCACCGGATCGCGGAGCTCCAGCGGATGGCCGCCGCCGTAGAGACAGCGATGGAGGCACGCAGGATGGGCATCGATCTCACCCCGGAGGAGAAGTTCGAGGTCTTCGGCGACAAGGACCCCGACCAGTACGCGGAGGAGGCCGAGCGCCGCTGGGGCGGCACCGACACCTACGCCGAGTCGCAGCGCCGGACCGCCCGCTACACCAAGGAGGACTGGCAGCGGATGAAGGCCGAGGTCGCCTCCTGGGGCGAGCGCTACGACGCGCTGATGGAGGCCGGTGAGCCGGCCGACGGCGAGCGCGCCACGGACCTCGCCGAGGAGCACCGGCTGCACATCTGCACCTGGTTCTACGAGTGCACCTACGAGATCCACCGGGGCCTCGGCGGGATGTACGTCGCCGATCCGCAGTTCAAGGCGTTCTACGACGCCATGCGGCCGGGCCTCGCCGAGCACCTGCGCGACGCGATCGAGGCGAACGCGCGCCGCCGGGCGTAAAGGTCACGGAGGCGGGTGGAACCCGTGGCCGACCCTGGGCGTTGATAGCTTGGGGCGGCCACGCAGCCGCTTATCGACCTCATCCTGGAGCCCGGACCCTTGAATACGCTTGCGCTCGGACCGAGCTGGCTGGACCCGGACTATCTCATCGGACAGTTCGGCCTGGCCGGCGTCCTGGTCATCGTCTTCGCCGAGTCCGGGCTGCTCATCGGGTTCTTCCTGCCCGGTGACTCCCTGCTGTTCACCACGGGCCTGCTGGTCACGACCGACAAGCTGCACACCCCGCTCTGGCTGGTCTGCGTCCTGGTCGCGCTGGCGGCGATCATCGGCGACCAGGTGGGCTATCTCTTCGGCCGCAAGGTCGGACCCTCGCTCTTCAGCCGGCCGGACTCCCGCCTCTTCAAGCAGGAGAACGTCGAGAAGGCCCACGAGTTCTTCGAGAAGCACGGCCCGAAGTCGCTGATCCTGGCCCGCTTCGTGCCGATCGTGCGGACGTTCACCCCGATCATCGCGGGCGTCAGCCGGATGAACTACCGCTCGTTCATCGTGTTCAACGTGATCGGCGGCGTCCTGTGGGGCGTCGGCGTGACGCTGCTCGGCGCCGCCCTCGGCAACGTCGAGTTCGTCCACAAGAACATCGAGGCGATGCTCGTCCTGATCGTGCTGATCTCGGTGATCCCGATCGCCATCGAGTTCCTGCGCGCGCGGAGCAAGGCCAAGAAGGAGGGCCCCGCCGCCGGGAGCGGCGAGGTGCCCCCGCAGGACCCGTCCGCCGGCCGCCGCGGCCGCCACGCCAAGCGCTGAGCGCCGTACGCCCCTGAGGCGCGACCCCGTCAGAAGCCGCGCGTCCGCTTGGCCGCGCGGCGGTTCGCGCCGCCGACCGCGCCCGGCACCCGCATGAACAGCCGGGAGATCTCGCTCCCCAGGTTCACCCCGATGGCGATGGCCAGGGCCGTCGCCACCGCCGTGGACAGCGAGGCGAGGCCCCGGTCCAGCTCGTTCTGCGCGACGCCCAGCAGACCGAAGTACGTCGCCGAACCGGGCAGCAGCGGGCCGATCGCCGCCGTGATGTACGGCAGCGACGACGTGTAGCGGTACCGCGAGAACAGCTGCCCGAACAGCCCGACGAGCCCGGCGGCCGCGGCCGTCGCCGCCACCGCCGACAGGTTGCCCGTCTGCGCCATCGCCCCGTAGACGACCCACGCCACACCGCCGTTCAGGGTCACCGCGAGCACCGTCGCCCGCTCCTGCTGGAGCAGGATCGCGAACGCCAGGGTCAGCACCATCGAAGCGAAGGTCTGGATCACCGGCCGGTCGTGCGTGATGAACCGCGCCTCCGGGTCCAGCTCCGCCCCCAGCTGAAGCCCTCCGTACAGGGCCAGCAGCACCCCGGTGACGATCGCGATGAAGAAGTACATGACCTCCAGGAGCCGCGCCGACGCGGTGATGTAGTACCCGGTCAGCCCGTCCTGCACGCCCGCCACCAGCGCCCGCCCCGGCAGCAGCGCGAACAGCCCACCGGTGATCACCGCCGACGGCCGTACGTCCGACCAGTGCGTCAGCGTCAGCGCCACGCCCATCGCGGCGGGCGGCATCGCCGCGATCGCGAACTGGTAGAACTCCGGCAGCCCGCGCCCCGCGCAGAGCCAGGCCAGCCGGTCACCGAGCATCGCCCCGAGCGCCGCGATCAGGAACACCAGCGGACCACCGCCGACCAGCACGGACGCCGCCCCGGCGAGCCCGCCGGCGGCCAGCGTGAGCACCCAGCCGGGATACGGGTGCCGGTTGCGGCGGATCTCCGCGAGCCGTCGGTACGCCTCCTCCAGCGACACCTCGTCGTCGGCCGTGGTGATGTCGTCGATCAGCCGGAAGACCGCCGCGAGCCGGGTGTAGTCGGTGCCCCGGCGGCGTACCGTACGGCTCGCCGTCACCGGGTCGTCCACCAGGGACGGCTGGTGCGAGATCGACAGCAGGGTGAACGTCACGGTCGGCTCGCAGCGGTCGAGCCCGTAGCTCCGCATCACCGCGAACATCGCCGCCTCGACGTCCTCGGCGCCCTCGCCGCCCGCGAGCAGCAGCTCCCCGATACGCAGCGTCAGGTCGAGCACGCGCGGAACCGGGGGCCCCGCCTCCTCGTCGTGCCGCTGGACCGGCTCCGGGGCCGGGCGCTCGGCGACCGGCATCCGCAGCATCGTGCGCATCCGGTCCTGCCAGGGCGCCTCCTTGGTCAGCCGGACCATCGGCACCCCGTACGCCGGGGTGAAGGCCGGCGGGGAGTCCCGGAAGCTGTACGTGCTCGGCGTGGCGAAGGCCGAACCGGTCGTCTCGGACCCGGAAGCGGAACCCGTACCGGAACCGGGACCCGAGGCCGGCTGCTCGGGCGTCACGCCCTCCGGAAGGGCGAACTCCGACGTCGGGTGGTCCTCCTCGGGCGGCGCCGCCGGTTCGGTCCCGGCCGGCCACGAGAAGGCGCTGTGCGCCTCGTCGGACTGGGGCTTCTCGTCCTCGGGCCCGCCCGGTTCCGCCACCACTCGACCTCGCTCCTCCTCGGCTGCGCGTTCTCGGGCGCACTCCTGCCCAGTATGGCCACGCCCAAGGGAGGGCACACGGAACGGGCGGCACACCCACCTGGGTGTACCGCCCGTTTCGAAGCCCGCTCAGCGGAAGCGGAACGTCAGTGCGCGCCGCCCTGCGCCTCAAGGCGCTTGCGGGAGGCGACGATCTCGGCCTCGGCCTCGGCGCGGCCGACCCAGTCGGCGCCCTCGACGGACTTGCCCGGCTCCAGGTCCTTGTAGACCTCGAAGAAGTGCTGGATCTCCAGGCGGTCGAACTCCGAGACGTGCTGGATGTCCTGAAGGTGCTCCACCCGGGGGTCGGACGCCGGGACGCACAGCAGCTTGTCGTCGCCGCCGGCCTCGTCGGTCATCCGGAACATGCCGATCGCGCGGCACTTGATGAGGCAGCCCGGGAACGTCGGCTCGTCCAGGATCACCAGCGCGTCCAGCGGGTCGCCGTCCTCACCGAGGGTGTCCTCGATGAAACCGTAGTCCGCCGGGTAGCTGGTCGAGGTGAAGAGCCGACGGTCCAGACGAATCCGGCCGGTCTCGTGATCCACCTCGTACTTGTTGCGCGAACCCTTCGGGATCTCGATAACGACGTCGAACTCCACGGGTGGCTCCTCCATGATCAACACATACGACTGGTGGTTAAGTGTCCCTCACGCAGATGTGTGCTCGCGAAAGGGGCTGGTCAACGGTGGCCGAGCCGGTGGAAAGACCGTCGACGGAACCGCCCGGCACAAGCGGCGGAGGTATCGCGGCCCGCCTGGGCGTACGCGGCGGAGTGAACGACTGGCAGTTCACGGCCGTGTCCGCCGTCGTCGGACTGGCCCTCGCGGCCGGCGCCGTCCTCGCCGCCGGACCCTGGGACTCGGGTCAGCGTAAGGCCGAGCGGGACCGGGTGACCGCCGCCGAACGCACAGGTGGCGCACATCACGACGGCGGCGACCCCGAGGGCCCCGCCCCCGCCCCCAGCGCCCCCGCCGTCCTCGCCGCCCTGTCCGCCGCCGGCACCGGCCCGAAGGACGCCCCGGCCGGAGCCGCCCGCGACCTGCGCGCGGTCCTGGACCCGCTGCTGGAGAACGACGCGCTGGGCTCCCGTCGCGGCGCCGTGGTCATCGACACCGCCACCGGCAAACGGCTCTACGGCAAGGGCGCCGACGTCCCCATGACGCCCGCCTCCACCGTCAAGATCGCCACCACCGTCGCCGCCCTCGGCGCCCTCGGCCCCGCCCATCGCATCCCCACCACCGTGAGCGCCTCCGAGGACCGGCGCACCGTCACCCTCGTCGGCGGCGGCGACCCCACCCTCGACAAGGCGGCCCTGCGCGCCCTCGCCACCGAGACCGCCCGGGCCCTCAAGACCGGCAAGGCCCCCTCCGTACGGCTGCGCTACGACGCCTCCGCCTATTCGGGGCCCACGCACCACCCGATCGGCCCCAACGAGAACATCGCGCCCATGAGCGCCCTGATGCTGAACGAGGGCCGCCGGGACGACTCCGTCAAGGGCCCCGCCGCGCGCACCGAGGACCCGGCCGGCGACGCCGCCCGCGCCTTCGCCGGATACCTCGACAAGGCCGGCGTCACCGTCAAGGGCGCACCCGCCCCCGGCCGCCCCGCCAAGAAGTCCCGCACCGTCGCCACCCACCTCTCCGCGCCCCTCTCGGGCCTGGTCGAACGCGCCCTCACCAACAGCGACAACGACATCGCCGAGGCCCTGGCCCGGCAGACCGCCATCGCCGCCGGGCAGCCCGCCGACTTCAAGGGCGGCCGACGGGCCGTCACCGCCCGCCTGAAGAAGCTCGGCCTGCCCCTCAAGGGCGTGAACATCGCCGACGGCAGCGGCCTCGACCGCGAGGACAAGGTGACCGCGGCCCTGCTCGCCGGCCTCCTCGCCCGGACCGCCGACCCCGCCCACCCCGAACTCCGCCCGGTCCTCACCGGCCTCCCCGTCGCCGGCTTCAGCGGCACGCTCAGCAGCCGCTACACCAGCGAGGCCGGCGGCACCGGCTTCATCCGCGCCAAGACCGGCACCCTCACCGGCGTCAACAGCCTCGCCGGCACCGTCGTGGACACGCGGGGACGGCTCCTCGCCTTCGCCTTCCTCGCCTCCGGCACCACCGCCCCCACCGAGGCCCAGAAAGCCCTCGACAAACTCGCCACCGCGCTCGGAGCCGGCAGGCGATGAGCCCGTCAACACCTCACCGCATCAAGGGTTGAGCACGTACGGTTGACGCATGACGAGCATCGGTGGTGCAGGGATGGTCGACTGGAACCTCGCGGTCGCGACCGCGACCCGGCTTGTGCGGCCGGGTCCCGAGATCAGCCGCGAGGAGGCCCGCGAGGCCGTCGCGGAGCTGCGCAGGCACGCGAAGGCGGCGGAGGAGCACGTCCGCGCCTTCACCCGGATGATCCCCGAGGGAACCGAGCCCGAGGACACCCCCGTCCTCGTCGTGGACCGCCCCGGCTGGATCAAGGCCAACGTCGCCGGCTTCCGCGAACTGCTGCGCCCCCTCCTGGAGAAGATGGAGGAACGGCGCTCCGGCGGCGCGGGCGGCGCCGTGCTCGGCGCGGTCGGCTCCAAGGTCACCGGCGTCGAGGTCGGCATGCTGCTGTCCTTCCTCGCCTCCCGCGTCCTCGGCCAGTACGAGACCTTCGCCCCCGCCTCCCGCGAACTCCCCGCCTCCGCCGACGGCGGCGGCCGCCTCCTGCTCGTCGCGCCGAACATCGTCCATGTGGAACGCGAGCTGGAGGCCGACCCGCACGACTTCCGGCTCTGGGTCGCCCTCCACGAGGAGACCCACCGCACCCAGTTCACCGCGGTGCCCTGGCTCCGCGACCACCTCCAGGGCGAGATCCAGTCCTTCCTGGACGAGACCGACGTCGACCCGATGACCTTCCTGGAGCGGCTGCGCGAGGCCGTCCAGTCCCTCTCCGGCGGCCGGCCCGAGGGCGAGGAGGGCGAGGACGGCGGGCGCAGCCTGGTCGAGCTCGTGCAGACCCCCGCCCAACGCGAGATCCTCGGCCGCCTCACCGCCGTGATGTCCCTCCTGGAAGGACACGCCGACTACGTCATGGACGGCGTCGGCCCCGAGGTGGTCTCCTCCGTCGCCGAGATCCGCGAGAAGTTCCAGCAGCGCCGGGCCCAAGGCGCCGGCCGCCTCGACCAGGCCCTGCGCAAGCTGCTCGGCCTCGACGCCAAGCTGCGCCAGTACCGGGACGGCGAACGCTTCGTGCGCGCCGTCGTGGACGAGGTCGGCATGGACGGCTTCAACCGGGTGTGGACCTCGCCCAACACCCTCCCCACCAAGGCGGAGATCGCCCGTCCCGCAGACTGGATCGCGAGGGTGCACCGTAAGGCAGAGTCGTGATCAAGGTCCGCGGTACGAAGGAAACGCGCCGGTAATCACCCATCCGAGGGACCGCAGGGGCATGGGAAGGCGTGCAATGCTCGATGAACGGCATTGCTCTGTCACCATCGACGCACTCTGAGTGACGGCACTCCTTCCCGTCCCGGCACTCCGATACACCCCTGAAGAACCTCACGAAGGGCACCGGACATGGGTCCCCATCCTGCGGTCGCGGCGATACGCCTGGCGGTCCGCCGCGTACTCCACGACGTCATCGCCGAACACGCCGAACAGAACGAACGCGCCGGGCACGCCCCGCGCCCCGAGCTCGCCCGGGCCGGCACGGGCAGCCGCCTCGGCACGCTCCCCGACCGCCCCGACACCCCGCTGGTGCTGGTGGCCTGCTCCGGCGGCGCCGACTCCATGGCGCTCGCCTCCGCCCTCGCCTTCGAGGCCCGCAAACTCCCCGTCCGGGCCGGCGGCATCACCGTCGACCACGGCCTCCAGGACGGCTCCGACACCCGCGCCGCCGAGGTCGCCGCCCGGCTCGCCGCCATGGACCTCGGCCCCGCCGAGGCCGTCGCCGTCCACGTCGGCCGCGAGGGCGGACCCGAGGCCGCCGCCCGAGACGCCCGCTACGCCGCGCTCGACGCCGCCGCCGAACGCCACGGCGCCGCCGCCGTCCTCCTCGGCCACACCCGCGACGACCAGGCCGAGACCGTCCTGCTGGGCCTCGCCCGCGGCTCCGGCATCCGCTCCCTGTCCGGCATGGCCGCCGCCTCCGGCCCGGCCGGCCGCTACCGCCGCCCCTTCCTCCAGCTCGACCGGCAGACCGCCCGCACCGCCTGCCTCGCCCAGTCCCTGCCCGTCTGGGACGACCCCCACAACATCGACCCCGCCTACACCCGCTCCCGGCTGCGCCACGAGGGCCTGCCCGCCCTGGAGAAGGCCCTAGGCAAGGGCGTGGTCGAAGCCCTCGCCCGTACGGCCCAGCTCTCCCGCGACGACGCCGACGCCCTCGACACCTGGGCCGCCGCCGCCGACCGTGACGTACGCGACGACGCGGGCCGGCTGGAGTGCGCCAAGCTGTACGCGCTGCCCCCCGCCGTACGCCGCCGGGTGCTGCGCCGGGCCGCCATAGAGGCGGGCTCCCCGGCCGGTTCGCTCTTCGCCCGGCACATCGAGGAAGTGGACCGCCTGGT from Streptomyces drozdowiczii carries:
- a CDS encoding MerR family transcriptional regulator, with product MEHSVGQVADYAGVTVRTLHHYDTIGLLSPGGRSHAGHRRYDDADLDRLQQILFYRELGFPLDEIAALLDDPDADPQEHLRRQHALLSHRIAELQRMAAAVETAMEARRMGIDLTPEEKFEVFGDKDPDQYAEEAERRWGGTDTYAESQRRTARYTKEDWQRMKAEVASWGERYDALMEAGEPADGERATDLAEEHRLHICTWFYECTYEIHRGLGGMYVADPQFKAFYDAMRPGLAEHLRDAIEANARRRA
- a CDS encoding DedA family protein; protein product: MNTLALGPSWLDPDYLIGQFGLAGVLVIVFAESGLLIGFFLPGDSLLFTTGLLVTTDKLHTPLWLVCVLVALAAIIGDQVGYLFGRKVGPSLFSRPDSRLFKQENVEKAHEFFEKHGPKSLILARFVPIVRTFTPIIAGVSRMNYRSFIVFNVIGGVLWGVGVTLLGAALGNVEFVHKNIEAMLVLIVLISVIPIAIEFLRARSKAKKEGPAAGSGEVPPQDPSAGRRGRHAKR
- a CDS encoding threonine/serine ThrE exporter family protein, which produces MVAEPGGPEDEKPQSDEAHSAFSWPAGTEPAAPPEEDHPTSEFALPEGVTPEQPASGPGSGTGSASGSETTGSAFATPSTYSFRDSPPAFTPAYGVPMVRLTKEAPWQDRMRTMLRMPVAERPAPEPVQRHDEEAGPPVPRVLDLTLRIGELLLAGGEGAEDVEAAMFAVMRSYGLDRCEPTVTFTLLSISHQPSLVDDPVTASRTVRRRGTDYTRLAAVFRLIDDITTADDEVSLEEAYRRLAEIRRNRHPYPGWVLTLAAGGLAGAASVLVGGGPLVFLIAALGAMLGDRLAWLCAGRGLPEFYQFAIAAMPPAAMGVALTLTHWSDVRPSAVITGGLFALLPGRALVAGVQDGLTGYYITASARLLEVMYFFIAIVTGVLLALYGGLQLGAELDPEARFITHDRPVIQTFASMVLTLAFAILLQQERATVLAVTLNGGVAWVVYGAMAQTGNLSAVAATAAAAGLVGLFGQLFSRYRYTSSLPYITAAIGPLLPGSATYFGLLGVAQNELDRGLASLSTAVATALAIAIGVNLGSEISRLFMRVPGAVGGANRRAAKRTRGF
- a CDS encoding zinc-dependent metalloprotease, producing the protein MTSIGGAGMVDWNLAVATATRLVRPGPEISREEAREAVAELRRHAKAAEEHVRAFTRMIPEGTEPEDTPVLVVDRPGWIKANVAGFRELLRPLLEKMEERRSGGAGGAVLGAVGSKVTGVEVGMLLSFLASRVLGQYETFAPASRELPASADGGGRLLLVAPNIVHVERELEADPHDFRLWVALHEETHRTQFTAVPWLRDHLQGEIQSFLDETDVDPMTFLERLREAVQSLSGGRPEGEEGEDGGRSLVELVQTPAQREILGRLTAVMSLLEGHADYVMDGVGPEVVSSVAEIREKFQQRRAQGAGRLDQALRKLLGLDAKLRQYRDGERFVRAVVDEVGMDGFNRVWTSPNTLPTKAEIARPADWIARVHRKAES
- a CDS encoding inorganic diphosphatase, which codes for MEFDVVIEIPKGSRNKYEVDHETGRIRLDRRLFTSTSYPADYGFIEDTLGEDGDPLDALVILDEPTFPGCLIKCRAIGMFRMTDEAGGDDKLLCVPASDPRVEHLQDIQHVSEFDRLEIQHFFEVYKDLEPGKSVEGADWVGRAEAEAEIVASRKRLEAQGGAH
- the tilS gene encoding tRNA lysidine(34) synthetase TilS; protein product: MGPHPAVAAIRLAVRRVLHDVIAEHAEQNERAGHAPRPELARAGTGSRLGTLPDRPDTPLVLVACSGGADSMALASALAFEARKLPVRAGGITVDHGLQDGSDTRAAEVAARLAAMDLGPAEAVAVHVGREGGPEAAARDARYAALDAAAERHGAAAVLLGHTRDDQAETVLLGLARGSGIRSLSGMAAASGPAGRYRRPFLQLDRQTARTACLAQSLPVWDDPHNIDPAYTRSRLRHEGLPALEKALGKGVVEALARTAQLSRDDADALDTWAAAADRDVRDDAGRLECAKLYALPPAVRRRVLRRAAIEAGSPAGSLFARHIEEVDRLVTGWRGQQAINLPGRVEALRQGGRLVIRQS
- the dacB gene encoding D-alanyl-D-alanine carboxypeptidase/D-alanyl-D-alanine endopeptidase; protein product: MAEPVERPSTEPPGTSGGGIAARLGVRGGVNDWQFTAVSAVVGLALAAGAVLAAGPWDSGQRKAERDRVTAAERTGGAHHDGGDPEGPAPAPSAPAVLAALSAAGTGPKDAPAGAARDLRAVLDPLLENDALGSRRGAVVIDTATGKRLYGKGADVPMTPASTVKIATTVAALGALGPAHRIPTTVSASEDRRTVTLVGGGDPTLDKAALRALATETARALKTGKAPSVRLRYDASAYSGPTHHPIGPNENIAPMSALMLNEGRRDDSVKGPAARTEDPAGDAARAFAGYLDKAGVTVKGAPAPGRPAKKSRTVATHLSAPLSGLVERALTNSDNDIAEALARQTAIAAGQPADFKGGRRAVTARLKKLGLPLKGVNIADGSGLDREDKVTAALLAGLLARTADPAHPELRPVLTGLPVAGFSGTLSSRYTSEAGGTGFIRAKTGTLTGVNSLAGTVVDTRGRLLAFAFLASGTTAPTEAQKALDKLATALGAGRR